The following coding sequences are from one Epinephelus moara isolate mb chromosome 7, YSFRI_EMoa_1.0, whole genome shotgun sequence window:
- the LOC126392665 gene encoding retinol dehydrogenase 7-like: protein MVSTDSLTTCLLEVILSHLALTCAFVLAALAVIRRYIRDSYKVDGFAQKYVFITGCDSGFGNLVARQLDKKCFHVIAACLTEKGAADLAAAASPRLKTLLLDVTDSGSIRRAVEFVSKEVGDGGLWGLVNNAGRSVPIGPIEWMQLEDFTKVLDVNLIGLIDVTLQFLPLLKKGQGRVVNVASILGRLSSVGGGYCPSKFGVEAFSDSLRRDMRPFGVKVSIIEPGFFKTAVTRPDIIEADLRRLWTRLPQDVKDSYGDTYFGEYVKAQDFSLGLLCSSDLSKVTSCMEHALTALFPRTRYSAGWDAKLLWIPLSYLPTFVSDFTNTMLFPPPKDIRNAH, encoded by the exons GTGTCAACTGACAGTCTGACGACATGTTTATTAGAG gtaATCCTGTCACACCTGGCCTTAACCTGTGCCTTCGTCTTGGCCGCTCTCGCTGTCATCCGCCGCTACATCAGAGATTCCTACAAGGTTGATGGCTTCGCCCAGAAGTATGTGTTTATCACAGGTTGTGACAGCGGCTTTGGGAATCTGGTAGCCAGGCAGCTGGATAAAAAATGCTTCCACGTCATAGCTGCATGTCTCACAGAGAAAGGTGCAGC AGAtttggcagcagcagcctccCCCAGACTGAAGACTCTCCTGCTGGATGTTACAGACAGCGGGAGCATCAGGAGGGCGGTGGAGTTTGTGAGCAAAGAGGTCGGAGATGGAG GTCTGTGGGGTCTGGTGAACAATGCCGGCAGGTCTGTACCCATCGGCCCAATAGAATGGATGCAGTTAGAGGATTTCACAAAGGTTCTGGATGTGAATCTGATCGGCCTCATTGATGTGACGCTCCAGTTTCTGCCTCTTCTGAAAAAGGGCCAGGGCAGGGTGGTTAATGTGGCCAGTATTCTGGGCAGACTGTCTTCCGTTGGTGGAGGATACTGCCCGTCCAAATTTGGAGTGGAAGCCTTCTCTGACAGCCTCAG GAGGGACATGCGGCCCTTTGGCGTCAAAGTAAGCATTATTGAGCCTGGTTTCTTCAAGACGGCTGTTACCAGGCCAGATATTATTGAAGCTGACCTGAGGAGACTGTGGACCCGCCTCCCTCAAGATGTCAAAGACTCCTATGGAGACACATACTTTGGTGAAT ATGTGAAAGCTCAGGACTTCTCTTTGGGCCTCCTGTGCAGCTCAGATCTCTCCAAGGTGACCAGTTGTATGGAGCACGCGCTGACAGCTCTCTTCCCACGCACACGTTACAGTGCAGGCTGGGATGCCAAATTATTATGGATTCCTCTGTCGTACCTCCCTACATTTGTGTCAGACTTTACAAACACTATGTTGTTTCCTCCACCTAAGGATATAAGAAATGCCCACTAA